One segment of Corallococcus silvisoli DNA contains the following:
- a CDS encoding protein-glutamate methylesterase/protein-glutamine glutaminase has product MGRPLTVLVIDDSATNRRTLTTLLESSADVEVLDWAQDGEEGLKKVLELKPDVVTLDLEMPRLGGHTFLRLLMRVSPTPVIVISSYAHKSDVFKALELGAFDFIAKPPRGTPEALEGLRRELLDKVRAARHVKSGGRHGAALRSAVLSGEAPQVIAVGASTGGPPAVQRLLEGLSAEPAVSVLVGQHMPSQFTRAFAERLDRIGPFTVTEAREGDVVAPGHVYIAPGGRHLLLTERSGRMELRTPSPVSADKYAPSVDRLFESAAEVLGSRAVAVVLTGMGADGAQGVRGVRREGGETWAESEDTAVVFGMPKEAIATGAVTRVLPLDDIGSELAALVRRRRQSSGQ; this is encoded by the coding sequence ATGGGGCGTCCGCTCACGGTGCTCGTCATCGACGACTCGGCCACCAACCGCCGAACGCTCACCACGTTGCTGGAGTCCTCCGCGGACGTGGAGGTGCTGGACTGGGCGCAGGACGGCGAGGAAGGCCTCAAGAAGGTCCTGGAGCTGAAGCCGGACGTGGTGACGCTGGACCTGGAGATGCCCCGCCTGGGGGGACACACCTTCCTGCGCCTGCTGATGCGCGTGTCCCCCACGCCCGTCATCGTCATCTCCAGCTACGCGCACAAGTCGGATGTGTTCAAGGCGCTGGAGCTGGGCGCGTTCGACTTCATCGCCAAGCCGCCCCGGGGCACGCCCGAGGCACTGGAGGGCCTGCGGCGCGAGCTGCTGGACAAGGTGCGCGCGGCCCGCCACGTGAAGTCCGGCGGACGCCATGGCGCCGCGCTGCGCAGCGCCGTGCTCTCCGGAGAAGCGCCGCAGGTCATCGCGGTGGGGGCGTCCACGGGCGGACCTCCGGCGGTGCAGCGGCTGCTGGAGGGGCTGTCCGCCGAGCCGGCCGTCAGCGTGCTGGTGGGCCAGCACATGCCCTCGCAGTTCACCCGGGCCTTCGCGGAGCGCCTGGACCGCATCGGGCCCTTCACGGTGACGGAGGCACGCGAAGGCGACGTGGTGGCGCCGGGCCACGTCTACATCGCGCCGGGCGGGCGGCACCTGCTGCTGACGGAGCGCTCGGGGCGGATGGAGCTGCGCACGCCATCCCCCGTGTCCGCGGACAAGTACGCCCCGTCGGTGGACCGGCTCTTCGAGAGCGCGGCGGAGGTGCTGGGTTCACGCGCGGTGGCGGTGGTGCTGACGGGGATGGGGGCGGACGGAGCCCAGGGCGTGCGCGGCGTCCGGCGCGAGGGCGGGGAGACCTGGGCCGAGTCCGAGGACACGGCGGTGGTGTTCGGCATGCCCAAGGAGGCCATCGCCACGGGGGCGGTGACGCGCGTGCTTCCATTGGACGACATCGGCTCGGAGCTGGCCGCGCTGGTGCGCCGCCGCCGTCAGTCGTCCGGACAGTGA
- a CDS encoding NAD(P)-dependent oxidoreductase encodes MPSSGWTSPKSRRTKREREHEGSISMKVGFIGLGNMGEPMAKNLLDAGHQLTVWNRTESKAAPLKQQGARVAKTPADAARDAEAVVSMLADDHAAEGAVLGKDGVASALPKGAIHVSSSTISVALSERLAKAHAEAGQGYVAAPVFGRPEAAAGKQLWVITAGPKAQVERVRPLLTALGRGLTELGERPSAANTVKLSGNFLIASMMESLSEAFALAEKCGVERAAFLDVFKAVFARSPIFENYAATIAKGQYTPAGFALRLGLKDMTLALEAGRGAEVPLPLASLLRDHFLTGVAQGRGDEDWSALGALAQERAGIRKKA; translated from the coding sequence GTGCCTTCGAGCGGCTGGACGTCTCCGAAGAGCAGGCGAACGAAGCGTGAACGCGAGCACGAAGGGAGCATCTCCATGAAGGTCGGCTTCATCGGATTGGGAAACATGGGCGAGCCCATGGCGAAGAACCTGCTCGACGCGGGTCATCAGCTCACCGTCTGGAACCGCACCGAGTCCAAGGCCGCGCCGTTGAAGCAGCAGGGCGCGCGCGTGGCGAAGACGCCCGCGGACGCCGCGCGTGACGCGGAGGCCGTGGTGTCGATGCTGGCGGATGACCACGCCGCGGAAGGTGCCGTCCTGGGGAAGGACGGCGTCGCCAGCGCGCTGCCGAAGGGCGCCATCCACGTCTCGTCCAGCACCATCTCCGTCGCGCTGTCGGAGCGGCTGGCGAAGGCGCACGCGGAAGCCGGGCAGGGCTACGTCGCCGCCCCCGTCTTCGGCCGCCCCGAGGCCGCCGCGGGCAAGCAGCTCTGGGTCATCACCGCCGGCCCCAAGGCCCAGGTGGAGCGCGTGCGTCCGCTGCTCACGGCCCTGGGGCGCGGCCTCACGGAACTGGGCGAACGGCCCTCCGCCGCCAACACGGTGAAGCTCTCCGGCAACTTCCTCATCGCGTCGATGATGGAGTCCCTGTCGGAGGCGTTCGCGCTCGCGGAGAAGTGCGGCGTGGAGCGCGCGGCGTTCCTGGACGTCTTCAAGGCCGTCTTCGCCCGCTCGCCCATCTTCGAGAACTACGCGGCCACCATCGCGAAGGGGCAGTACACGCCCGCGGGCTTCGCGCTGCGCCTGGGCCTCAAGGACATGACGCTGGCGCTGGAGGCGGGCCGTGGCGCGGAGGTGCCGCTGCCGTTGGCCAGCCTCCTGCGCGACCACTTCCTCACGGGCGTGGCACAGGGCCGCGGCGACGAGGACTGGTCCGCGCTGGGCGCGCTCGCGCAGGAGCGCGCGGGCATCCGGAAGAAGGCATGA
- a CDS encoding CheR family methyltransferase has translation MPRFDEGRPEMTLEEFRLLRDHVYAHCGILIHENMKFVMERRLWPRLEALGLQDFGAYHRYLRYDVQRHAELEAAVESLTTHETYFFREPAQLKAFCEELLPILEKRNAHTRRLRLWSAGCSSGEEAYTVAMLLKESGRFDDWDVEVYGTDLSRRVLTVARRAEYGPSALRATPPELLERYFVPAGVNRVRVRDDVKAWVSFGHHNLSDVAASQLVPRTDVVFCRNVMIYFDLAARRRVLGVIRDRLCPGGYLLLGHAENLLSLGADFELVHLKGDLVYRRPELPSLEGR, from the coding sequence ATGCCACGCTTCGACGAGGGTCGCCCGGAGATGACGCTGGAGGAGTTCCGGCTGCTGCGCGACCACGTCTACGCGCACTGCGGGATCCTCATCCACGAGAACATGAAGTTCGTGATGGAGCGCAGGCTGTGGCCCCGGCTGGAGGCACTGGGGCTCCAGGACTTCGGCGCGTACCACCGCTACCTGCGCTACGACGTCCAGCGCCACGCGGAGCTGGAAGCGGCGGTGGAGTCCCTCACCACGCACGAGACGTACTTCTTCCGCGAGCCCGCGCAGCTCAAGGCCTTCTGCGAGGAGCTGCTTCCCATCCTGGAGAAGCGCAACGCGCACACGCGCCGTCTGCGGTTGTGGTCCGCGGGGTGTTCCTCCGGAGAAGAGGCGTACACGGTGGCGATGCTGTTGAAGGAGAGCGGCCGCTTCGATGACTGGGACGTGGAGGTGTACGGCACGGACCTGTCGCGCCGGGTGCTGACGGTGGCCCGCCGCGCCGAGTACGGCCCCAGCGCCCTGCGCGCGACCCCCCCGGAGCTGCTGGAGCGCTACTTCGTCCCCGCGGGGGTGAACCGCGTCCGTGTGCGCGACGACGTGAAGGCGTGGGTGAGCTTCGGCCATCACAACCTGTCGGACGTGGCGGCGAGCCAGCTGGTGCCGCGCACCGACGTCGTCTTCTGCCGCAACGTGATGATCTACTTCGACCTGGCCGCGCGCCGCCGGGTGTTGGGCGTCATCCGCGACCGGCTCTGTCCGGGGGGCTACCTGCTCCTGGGCCACGCGGAGAACCTGCTCAGCCTGGGCGCGGACTTCGAGCTGGTGCATCTGAAGGGCGACCTGGTGTACCGCCGGCCGGAGCTTCCGTCCTTGGAGGGGCGCTGA
- the leuS gene encoding leucine--tRNA ligase: MAMNERYEPQSIEGKWQTRWEQEGLFRAGRRPDAPKKYVLEMLPYPSGQMHMGHVRNYLIGDVYARYYQMRGFDVLHPMGWDAFGLPAENAAIKDGVHPAIRTRENIESFKAEIKTLGYSYDWTREVNTSQPEYYRWNQWFFLQMLERGLVYRRFSKVNWCTGCLTVIANEQVKDGRCERCDSEVQDKEMPEWAFRITRYSQDLLDALDTLKEWPERITAAQRNWIGRSDGAEVDFRVQGHDAALRVFTTRVDTLFGCTYVVLAPDHKLVAQVTTAERRADVDAFAKKMAAQNKTERLGEDAEKEGVFTGGYAVNPVTGQPVPIWIANFVVSDYGTGAVMSVPAHDARDFAFARKYALPVRVVIQPATGDKLGAGETLTEAYTDDGVLADSGDFTGMPSAEARKKLAAKLESQGQGKATVTYRQKDWGFSRQRYWGTPIPIVYCEKCDPERKGIPVPLEQLPVRLPDIDTQAVLTGKGEPPLAKVASFANTTCPKCGGPARRETETMDTFVDSCWYFARYLSPKYDAAPFDPKEAQRWLPVDVYVGGPEHAVMHLLYFRFWTRVMKLLGLSPVDEPVTRLITQGIVNGADGRKMGKRYGNGVAPSTIVQKYGADTARTYVLFAGPPERDFDWSHEQVEGVFRFLKRVWTLAATHQASVAGATHDGPYEGKALETRRAAHKCVKRVSEAIERLSFNTAVAGVMECVNALYAVGTPETPAEKAAMAEAMRLLARILTPFAPHIADELAEAYGAKASTVTEAWPEFDPALVVDDVIPYAVQVNGKLRAEVRVAADAGEADVRAAAEADDKVKAALEGKTLRKFVFVPKRLVNFVVG, translated from the coding sequence ATGGCGATGAACGAGCGTTACGAGCCGCAGTCGATTGAAGGAAAGTGGCAGACCCGCTGGGAGCAGGAGGGCCTCTTCCGGGCAGGCAGGCGCCCGGATGCCCCCAAGAAGTACGTCCTGGAGATGCTGCCGTACCCCAGTGGCCAGATGCACATGGGGCATGTGCGCAACTACCTCATCGGGGACGTCTACGCGCGCTACTACCAGATGCGCGGCTTCGACGTGCTGCACCCCATGGGCTGGGACGCCTTTGGCCTGCCGGCGGAGAACGCGGCCATCAAGGACGGCGTCCACCCGGCCATCCGCACCCGCGAGAACATCGAGTCGTTCAAGGCGGAGATCAAGACGCTCGGCTACAGCTACGACTGGACGCGCGAGGTCAACACCAGCCAGCCGGAGTACTACCGCTGGAACCAGTGGTTCTTCCTCCAGATGCTGGAGCGCGGGCTCGTCTATCGCCGCTTCAGCAAGGTGAACTGGTGTACCGGCTGCCTCACCGTCATCGCCAACGAGCAGGTGAAGGACGGCCGCTGCGAGCGCTGCGACTCGGAGGTGCAGGACAAGGAGATGCCCGAGTGGGCGTTCCGCATCACGCGCTACTCGCAGGACCTGCTCGACGCGCTCGACACGCTGAAGGAGTGGCCGGAGCGCATCACCGCGGCCCAGCGCAACTGGATTGGCCGCTCGGATGGCGCGGAGGTGGACTTCCGCGTGCAGGGGCATGACGCCGCCCTGCGCGTCTTCACCACCCGCGTGGACACGCTCTTCGGCTGCACCTACGTGGTGCTCGCGCCGGACCACAAGCTCGTCGCGCAGGTGACGACGGCGGAGCGCCGCGCGGACGTGGACGCGTTCGCGAAGAAGATGGCCGCGCAGAACAAGACGGAGCGGCTGGGCGAGGACGCGGAGAAGGAAGGCGTCTTCACCGGTGGCTACGCGGTGAACCCCGTGACGGGCCAGCCGGTGCCCATCTGGATCGCCAACTTCGTGGTGAGCGACTACGGCACCGGCGCGGTGATGAGCGTGCCGGCGCACGACGCGCGCGACTTCGCCTTCGCGCGCAAGTACGCGCTGCCCGTGCGCGTCGTGATCCAGCCGGCGACGGGCGACAAGCTCGGGGCGGGGGAGACGCTGACGGAGGCGTACACGGACGACGGCGTGCTCGCGGACTCCGGTGACTTCACCGGCATGCCGTCCGCGGAGGCGCGCAAGAAGCTGGCCGCGAAGCTGGAGTCGCAGGGGCAGGGCAAGGCCACGGTGACGTACCGCCAGAAGGACTGGGGCTTCAGCCGCCAGCGCTACTGGGGCACGCCCATCCCCATCGTCTACTGCGAGAAGTGCGACCCGGAGCGCAAGGGCATCCCCGTGCCGTTGGAGCAGCTCCCGGTGCGGCTGCCGGACATCGACACGCAGGCGGTGCTCACCGGCAAGGGGGAGCCGCCGCTCGCGAAGGTTGCGTCCTTCGCCAACACGACCTGCCCCAAGTGCGGCGGCCCCGCGCGCCGGGAGACGGAGACGATGGACACCTTCGTCGACTCCTGCTGGTACTTCGCGCGCTACCTGTCGCCGAAGTACGACGCCGCGCCCTTCGACCCGAAGGAAGCGCAGCGCTGGCTGCCGGTGGACGTGTACGTGGGCGGCCCCGAGCACGCCGTGATGCACCTGCTCTACTTCCGGTTCTGGACCCGCGTGATGAAGCTGCTCGGGTTGTCGCCGGTGGACGAGCCCGTCACGCGGCTCATCACCCAGGGCATCGTCAACGGCGCGGACGGCCGGAAGATGGGCAAGCGCTACGGCAACGGCGTGGCCCCGTCCACCATCGTGCAGAAGTATGGGGCGGACACCGCGCGCACCTACGTGCTCTTCGCGGGCCCGCCGGAGCGCGACTTCGACTGGTCCCACGAGCAGGTGGAGGGCGTCTTCCGCTTCCTCAAGCGCGTGTGGACGCTGGCCGCGACGCACCAGGCGTCGGTGGCGGGGGCCACGCATGACGGCCCCTACGAGGGCAAGGCGCTGGAGACGCGCCGCGCGGCGCACAAGTGCGTCAAGCGCGTGAGCGAGGCCATCGAGCGCCTGTCCTTCAACACCGCCGTCGCCGGCGTCATGGAGTGCGTGAACGCGCTCTACGCGGTGGGCACGCCGGAGACGCCCGCGGAGAAGGCGGCCATGGCGGAGGCGATGCGGCTGCTCGCGCGCATCCTCACCCCGTTCGCGCCGCACATCGCGGACGAGCTGGCGGAGGCCTACGGCGCGAAGGCGTCCACCGTCACGGAGGCCTGGCCGGAGTTCGACCCCGCGCTCGTGGTGGACGACGTGATTCCGTACGCCGTGCAGGTGAACGGCAAGCTGCGCGCGGAGGTGCGCGTGGCGGCGGACGCGGGTGAGGCGGACGTGCGCGCGGCGGCGGAGGCGGACGACAAGGTGAAGGCCGCCCTCGAAGGCAAGACGCTGCGCAAGTTCGTCTTCGTCCCCAAGCGGCTGGTGAACTTCGTCGTCGGCTGA
- a CDS encoding ABC transporter ATP-binding protein: protein MEPALDVEGLEKTYGAVRAVRGLTFQVAPGEVLGLVGPNGAGKTSTLRCLAGILPPSVGRVRVAGHDLSEAPVEAKRRLAFLPDEPRFFEYLTVWEHLNFTARLYGVEDWEERGRALLGEMELTGREKSLPGELSRGMKQKLSIACGFLHQPRLILLDEPLTGLDPLGIRRMKASLRRRAEEGTALVLSSHLLPLVEELCHRLLVIAGGRAVALGSLPEIREQMAGGAGDGASLEELFVRITSAAAEATGPGDS from the coding sequence ATGGAACCGGCGCTGGACGTCGAGGGGTTGGAGAAGACGTACGGCGCGGTGCGGGCGGTGCGTGGGCTCACCTTCCAGGTGGCGCCCGGCGAGGTGCTGGGCCTCGTGGGGCCCAACGGCGCGGGGAAGACGTCCACGCTCCGGTGCCTCGCTGGCATCCTGCCGCCGTCCGTGGGGCGCGTGCGGGTGGCGGGGCATGACCTGTCGGAAGCGCCCGTGGAAGCGAAGCGGCGGTTGGCCTTCCTGCCGGACGAGCCGCGCTTCTTCGAGTACCTCACCGTCTGGGAGCACCTGAACTTCACCGCGCGCCTCTACGGCGTGGAGGACTGGGAGGAGCGGGGCCGCGCGCTCCTGGGGGAGATGGAGCTGACGGGCCGGGAGAAGTCGCTGCCCGGCGAGCTGTCGCGCGGGATGAAGCAGAAGCTGTCCATCGCGTGCGGCTTCCTGCACCAGCCGCGGCTGATCCTCCTGGACGAACCGCTGACGGGGTTGGATCCGCTGGGCATCCGCCGGATGAAGGCGTCGCTGCGCCGCCGCGCGGAGGAGGGCACTGCGCTGGTGCTGTCGTCGCACCTGCTTCCGCTGGTGGAGGAGCTGTGCCACCGGCTGCTCGTCATCGCCGGAGGCCGCGCGGTGGCGCTGGGCTCGCTGCCGGAGATCCGTGAACAGATGGCGGGTGGTGCGGGGGACGGCGCGTCGCTGGAGGAGCTGTTCGTGCGCATCACCAGCGCGGCCGCGGAAGCGACGGGGCCCGGGGACTCGTGA
- a CDS encoding putative ABC exporter domain-containing protein has protein sequence MSFPGAVAFLWVRTWRNRVVRQVRRLKHPRYLLGALVGLAYLYSLVGRSVFVVGTGRAVSPNAKLFAELSLEVSVLGTLVTAWVLGADRPALTFTQTEVQAFFPAPVTRRALLHYKLLRGLLSAGLAALAATLFVGRFTSSRPELFFLGASLAMGTLYLHGTAASFVRAWLVSQGRWGGAVRWAVVALVLVAAVGTLLSTLDAHPWPADASAPFAVREWLRDVLDAPGPRAVLWPGRALVAPAMAHSGQEFLRYLPAALALLAAHYAWVLAVEVPFEDSAVASADARTRQRAERGNRAARVGAIHVGRVPFVLGPRGRPEVALLWKNLIARRRMGSGLVMLLAFVVLGATLALVMGDTRLFANSREFLGPMALMVAVAMAVIGPSAFRTDLRMDLPKLELLRALPLTGRQVVGAELAASALTLGAAQWVMLAVAGVLGVGSDDVTLAQWSTPVVLGLLSVLPALGLAGLFVQNAAVVLLPAWIPADSERARGVEALGQRLLTLVGTLVVTFLGLLPAGVVALLVGYPLFTVVGRWAVPLAGLAAAGALFAEVALGVAVLGRAFERLDVSEEQANEA, from the coding sequence GTGAGCTTTCCGGGCGCGGTGGCGTTCCTCTGGGTGAGGACGTGGCGCAACCGGGTGGTGCGTCAGGTGCGGCGGCTCAAGCACCCGCGCTACCTGCTGGGCGCGCTGGTGGGGCTCGCGTACCTGTACTCGCTCGTGGGCCGCAGCGTGTTCGTGGTGGGGACGGGGCGCGCGGTGTCCCCGAACGCGAAGCTGTTCGCGGAGCTGTCGCTGGAGGTGTCGGTGCTGGGCACGCTGGTGACGGCGTGGGTGCTGGGCGCGGACCGGCCCGCGCTGACCTTCACGCAGACGGAGGTGCAGGCCTTCTTCCCCGCGCCCGTCACGCGCCGGGCGCTGCTGCACTACAAGCTCCTGCGAGGCTTGTTGAGCGCGGGGCTGGCGGCGCTGGCGGCGACGCTCTTCGTGGGGCGCTTCACCAGCTCCCGTCCGGAGCTCTTCTTCCTCGGGGCGTCGCTGGCCATGGGGACGCTGTACCTGCATGGCACGGCGGCGTCGTTCGTGCGCGCCTGGCTCGTGTCCCAGGGGCGCTGGGGCGGCGCCGTGCGCTGGGCGGTGGTGGCGCTGGTGCTCGTGGCGGCGGTGGGGACGCTGCTGTCCACGCTGGATGCGCACCCGTGGCCCGCGGACGCCTCCGCGCCGTTCGCCGTGCGCGAGTGGCTGCGGGATGTCCTCGACGCGCCCGGCCCCCGCGCGGTGCTGTGGCCGGGCCGCGCGCTGGTGGCCCCCGCGATGGCGCACAGCGGACAGGAGTTCCTGCGCTACCTGCCCGCGGCGCTGGCGCTGCTCGCGGCGCACTACGCCTGGGTGCTGGCGGTGGAGGTCCCCTTCGAGGACTCGGCGGTGGCGAGCGCGGACGCGCGGACGCGTCAGCGGGCGGAGCGGGGGAACCGGGCCGCGCGTGTGGGGGCCATCCACGTGGGCCGGGTGCCCTTCGTGCTGGGGCCTCGGGGGCGTCCAGAGGTCGCGCTCCTGTGGAAGAACCTCATCGCGCGCAGGCGGATGGGCAGCGGGCTGGTGATGCTGCTGGCCTTCGTGGTGCTGGGGGCGACCCTCGCGCTGGTGATGGGCGACACGCGCCTGTTCGCCAACAGCCGCGAGTTCCTGGGCCCCATGGCGCTGATGGTCGCGGTGGCCATGGCCGTGATTGGCCCGAGCGCGTTCCGGACGGACCTGCGGATGGACCTGCCCAAGCTGGAGCTGCTGCGCGCGCTGCCGCTCACGGGGCGGCAGGTGGTGGGCGCGGAGCTGGCCGCGTCCGCGCTGACGTTGGGCGCGGCGCAGTGGGTGATGCTGGCCGTGGCGGGCGTGCTGGGCGTGGGCTCGGACGACGTGACGCTCGCGCAGTGGTCCACGCCGGTGGTGCTGGGGCTGCTTTCGGTGTTGCCGGCGCTGGGGCTCGCGGGGTTGTTCGTGCAGAACGCGGCGGTGGTGCTGCTGCCCGCGTGGATTCCGGCGGACTCGGAGCGGGCGCGCGGCGTGGAGGCGCTGGGGCAGCGGCTGCTCACGCTGGTGGGCACGCTGGTGGTGACGTTCCTGGGACTGTTGCCCGCGGGCGTGGTGGCCCTCCTCGTGGGCTACCCGCTGTTCACTGTCGTGGGGCGCTGGGCCGTCCCGCTCGCGGGCCTGGCGGCGGCCGGAGCACTCTTCGCGGAGGTGGCGCTGGGCGTCGCCGTCCTGGGCCGTGCCTTCGAGCGGCTGGACGTCTCCGAAGAGCAGGCGAACGAAGCGTGA
- the asnS gene encoding asparagine--tRNA ligase: MQVVSVKKALSGAIEAGSKVEVRGWVRTRRDSKAGISFVNVSDGSVFDPIQVVAPNSLPNYEKEVLRLSAGASVICRGTLVQSQGKGQSFEVQADEVQVLGLVDDPDTYPIQPKQHSLEFLREVAHLRVRTNTFGAITRVRNAAAQAVHRFFHTEGFCWVNTPIITASDAEGAGQMFRVSTLDASNPPRGPDGKIDWGKDFFGKEAYLTVSGQLNVEAYCLAMSKVYTFGPTFRAENSNTTRHLAEFWMIEPEIAFADLNEDAALAERFLKYVFKAVLDECAPDMKFFEERQQKGVTERMEKFIGSSFERIDYTDAISILQKAKKKFEYTPEWGKDLQTEHERYLTEEHVGRPVVVMNYPEAIKAFYMRINEDGKTVAAMDVLAPGIGEIIGGSQREERLDVLDARMRKFGLNPEHYQWYRDLRRYGTVPHAGFGLGFERLIVYMCGLQNIRDAIPYPRVPGSAAF, from the coding sequence ATGCAGGTCGTGAGTGTGAAGAAGGCCCTGTCGGGGGCCATCGAGGCGGGCTCGAAGGTGGAGGTGCGCGGCTGGGTGCGGACGCGCCGCGACTCCAAGGCGGGCATCAGCTTCGTCAACGTGAGCGACGGGTCGGTCTTCGACCCCATCCAGGTCGTCGCGCCCAATTCGCTGCCCAACTACGAGAAGGAGGTCCTTCGCCTCAGCGCGGGCGCCTCCGTCATCTGCCGCGGCACGCTCGTGCAGTCCCAGGGCAAGGGGCAGTCCTTCGAGGTGCAGGCGGACGAGGTCCAGGTGCTGGGCCTGGTGGATGATCCGGACACCTACCCCATCCAGCCGAAGCAGCACTCGCTGGAGTTCCTGCGGGAGGTGGCGCACCTGCGCGTGCGCACCAACACCTTCGGGGCGATCACCCGCGTGCGCAACGCGGCCGCGCAGGCGGTGCACCGCTTCTTCCACACCGAGGGCTTCTGCTGGGTCAACACGCCCATCATCACCGCCAGCGACGCGGAGGGGGCCGGGCAGATGTTCCGCGTGTCCACGCTGGACGCCAGCAACCCGCCGCGCGGTCCGGACGGCAAGATTGACTGGGGCAAGGACTTCTTCGGCAAGGAGGCCTACCTCACCGTGTCCGGGCAGCTGAACGTGGAGGCGTACTGCCTGGCCATGTCCAAGGTCTACACGTTCGGCCCCACGTTCCGCGCGGAGAACAGCAACACCACGCGGCACCTGGCCGAGTTCTGGATGATTGAGCCGGAGATCGCCTTCGCGGACCTCAACGAGGACGCGGCGCTGGCGGAGCGGTTCCTCAAGTACGTGTTCAAGGCCGTGCTGGACGAGTGCGCGCCGGACATGAAGTTCTTCGAGGAGCGCCAGCAGAAGGGCGTCACGGAGCGGATGGAGAAGTTCATCGGCTCCAGCTTCGAGCGCATCGACTACACGGACGCCATCTCCATCCTCCAGAAGGCGAAGAAGAAGTTCGAGTACACGCCGGAGTGGGGCAAGGACCTCCAGACCGAGCACGAGCGCTACCTCACCGAGGAGCACGTGGGCCGGCCCGTGGTGGTGATGAACTACCCGGAGGCCATCAAGGCCTTCTACATGCGCATCAACGAGGACGGGAAGACCGTGGCCGCGATGGACGTGCTCGCCCCGGGCATCGGCGAGATCATCGGCGGCAGCCAGCGCGAGGAGCGCCTGGACGTGCTGGATGCGCGCATGCGGAAGTTCGGCCTCAACCCCGAGCACTACCAGTGGTACCGCGACCTGCGCCGCTACGGCACCGTGCCGCACGCGGGCTTCGGGCTCGGGTTCGAGCGGCTCATCGTCTACATGTGCGGCCTGCAGAACATCCGCGACGCCATCCCCTACCCGCGCGTGCCGGGCTCCGCCGCCTTCTAA
- a CDS encoding response regulator: protein MSQQPIRALVVDDSQAMRRSIMYALQRLAGVVCVEAQDGVEGLKKLSTQGRFDLVMTDINMPLMDGLKLIHHIRQTEEHRAVPIVVVTTEGADADRARAMALGATAYLVKPVQARVVLDTVKELLKLG, encoded by the coding sequence ATGTCGCAGCAGCCGATCCGCGCGTTGGTGGTGGATGACTCGCAGGCCATGCGCCGCAGCATCATGTACGCGCTTCAGCGTCTGGCGGGCGTGGTCTGCGTCGAGGCGCAGGATGGCGTGGAGGGGCTGAAGAAGCTCTCCACGCAGGGCCGCTTCGATCTGGTGATGACGGACATCAACATGCCGTTGATGGACGGGCTGAAGCTCATCCACCACATCCGTCAGACGGAGGAGCACCGGGCCGTGCCCATCGTCGTCGTGACGACGGAGGGCGCGGACGCGGACCGCGCGCGGGCCATGGCGCTGGGGGCCACGGCCTACCTGGTGAAGCCCGTGCAGGCCCGGGTGGTGCTGGACACGGTGAAGGAACTGCTGAAGCTCGGCTGA